The Streptomyces sp. P9-A4 genome contains a region encoding:
- a CDS encoding MerR family transcriptional regulator, with protein sequence MEELASAAGITVRTLRFYRERGLIPPPRREGRIAWYDTRHLARLRTIAALLERGHTLNGIADLTTAFESGRNVHEVLALPAPSEEEPVRLTPEELADHFAGEVTAENLAAALDLGYLVTDGEEIIHISRRLLDVSAALVREGIPLAEVLKAGSRVREHADALAELFTELLRTHAGEDDVWRLRPLAKSVVEAELSLALDRRLRAGEDPEPAS encoded by the coding sequence ATGGAGGAACTGGCGTCCGCCGCCGGCATCACCGTGCGCACCCTGCGCTTCTACCGCGAGCGCGGACTGATCCCGCCGCCCCGCAGGGAGGGCCGGATCGCCTGGTACGACACCCGGCACCTGGCCCGGCTGCGCACCATCGCCGCCCTCCTGGAGCGCGGCCACACCCTCAACGGCATCGCCGACCTCACCACCGCCTTCGAGAGCGGCCGGAACGTCCACGAGGTCCTCGCCCTCCCCGCCCCCTCCGAGGAGGAGCCGGTCCGCCTCACCCCCGAGGAGCTGGCCGACCACTTCGCCGGCGAGGTCACCGCCGAGAACCTCGCCGCCGCGCTCGACCTCGGCTACCTCGTCACCGACGGCGAGGAGATCATCCACATCAGCCGCCGGCTGCTCGACGTCTCCGCCGCCCTCGTCCGCGAGGGCATCCCACTCGCCGAGGTCCTCAAGGCGGGCTCCCGCGTCCGCGAGCACGCCGACGCCCTCGCGGAACTCTTCACCGAACTCCTGCGCACCCACGCGGGCGAGGACGACGTGTGGCGGCTGCGCCCCCTCGCGAAGAGCGTGGTGGAGGCGGAACTGTCCCTGGCCCTCGACCGACGGCTCCGCGCCGGGGAGGACCCGGAACCGGCCTCATGA
- a CDS encoding exodeoxyribonuclease III, with protein MYTVTSVNVNGLRAAAKKGFVEWLGGTSADAVCLQEVRAEEAQLPEEVRAPEGWFTVHAPAAAKGRAGVSLYTRREPDRVRVGFGSSEFDGSGRYVEADLPGVTVASLYLPSGEVGTERQDEKYRFMDAFLPYLKELREKAAADGREVVVCGDWNIAHREADLKNWKANKKNAGFLPEEREWLGRVLDAADGGYVDVVRELHPEQEGPYSWWSYRGRAFDNDSGWRIDYQMATAGLAAKAVKAYVERAATHEERWSDHAPVTAVYDL; from the coding sequence TTGTACACTGTGACCAGCGTCAATGTCAACGGGCTCCGTGCCGCCGCCAAGAAGGGGTTCGTCGAGTGGCTGGGCGGGACCTCCGCCGATGCCGTCTGCCTCCAGGAGGTGCGCGCCGAGGAGGCGCAGCTGCCCGAGGAGGTGCGGGCTCCCGAGGGCTGGTTCACCGTCCACGCGCCCGCCGCCGCCAAGGGCCGCGCCGGTGTCTCCCTCTACACCCGCCGCGAGCCCGACCGGGTCCGCGTCGGCTTCGGGTCGAGCGAGTTCGACGGCAGCGGCCGGTACGTCGAGGCCGACCTGCCCGGCGTCACCGTCGCCAGCCTCTATCTGCCCTCCGGCGAGGTCGGCACCGAGCGCCAGGACGAGAAGTACCGGTTCATGGACGCCTTCCTGCCGTACCTCAAGGAGCTGCGCGAGAAGGCCGCCGCCGACGGGCGCGAGGTCGTCGTCTGCGGCGACTGGAACATCGCCCACCGCGAGGCCGACCTCAAGAACTGGAAGGCCAACAAGAAGAACGCCGGCTTCCTGCCCGAGGAGCGGGAATGGCTCGGCCGGGTGCTCGACGCGGCGGACGGGGGCTACGTCGACGTCGTACGGGAGCTCCACCCCGAGCAGGAGGGGCCCTACTCCTGGTGGTCCTACCGCGGGCGGGCCTTCGATAATGACTCCGGCTGGCGCATCGACTACCAGATGGCCACCGCCGGTCTCGCCGCCAAGGCCGTCAAGGCGTACGTCGAGCGGGCCGCCACCCACGAGGAGCGCTGGAGCGACCACGCCCCCGTGACGGCCGTCTACGACCTGTAG
- a CDS encoding peptidoglycan recognition protein family protein produces MSTPMSAARFLQALRNEGLTVVTTPGWETRNRNHKGPWGPVHGVMVHATVTGPKVDGVRICRDGYEGLPGPLCHGVIRRDGSVHLVGYGRTNHAGSGDPDVLRAVINEKPLPADNEATTDGNRHFYGFECENLNDGKDPWTPAQLEAIEKAAAALCRVHGWDERPVIGHLEWQPGKSDPRGFTMPAMRDRVADRLGDKPKPAPKPTPTPKPYVPPVFPAGLAPGRTTPSARALQRVLKATGFMPKATPEADNYGPVTEASVNRFHAAHPQYRAAGKTYDPNIGPRGWAYLHRLAYGR; encoded by the coding sequence ATGTCCACCCCCATGAGCGCCGCGCGCTTCCTCCAGGCCCTCCGCAACGAGGGACTCACCGTCGTGACCACCCCCGGGTGGGAAACCCGCAACCGCAACCACAAGGGCCCGTGGGGGCCCGTCCACGGCGTAATGGTCCACGCGACCGTGACCGGCCCGAAGGTCGACGGCGTCCGCATCTGCCGCGACGGGTACGAGGGCCTGCCGGGCCCGCTGTGTCACGGCGTGATCCGCCGCGACGGCTCCGTACACCTCGTCGGCTACGGCCGTACCAACCACGCGGGCAGCGGAGACCCCGATGTCCTCCGGGCCGTCATCAACGAGAAGCCCCTGCCGGCCGACAACGAGGCCACGACGGACGGCAACCGGCACTTCTACGGGTTCGAGTGCGAGAACCTGAACGACGGCAAGGACCCGTGGACGCCAGCCCAGCTGGAGGCGATCGAGAAGGCCGCCGCCGCCCTGTGCCGCGTCCACGGCTGGGACGAGCGGCCCGTCATCGGACACCTGGAGTGGCAGCCGGGCAAGTCCGACCCGCGCGGCTTCACCATGCCGGCGATGCGCGACCGCGTCGCCGACCGCCTCGGCGACAAGCCGAAGCCGGCGCCGAAGCCCACCCCCACGCCGAAGCCGTATGTCCCGCCCGTGTTCCCGGCCGGCCTCGCCCCGGGTCGCACCACACCGTCCGCCCGTGCACTTCAGCGCGTGCTCAAGGCCACCGGCTTCATGCCGAAGGCCACGCCCGAGGCCGACAACTACGGCCCGGTCACCGAGGCGTCCGTCAACCGCTTCCACGCCGCACACCCGCAGTACCGCGCGGCCGGGAAGACGTACGACCCGAACATCGGCCCGCGCGGGTGGGCGTACCTGCACCGCCTCGCGTACGGCCGCTGA
- a CDS encoding helix-turn-helix transcriptional regulator: protein MPEQHSPALAPETFAQRARMARDRAGLPRPVAGGLVGRSAEWVKGIETGAIGMPRLPMLIRLATVYECDIADLTGDDRIAAATYTKAAHPDLPAIKRALTTYRLTPGNTEPESAAALSARVRQAWKLWHGTGDHRSRVAALLPDLLADTQHSSRVLEGADRRRALITQGQAYHLAQLFLSFQPAPDLVMLTGDRSMTAAQDADSPRAMAGAAWYVNHVHRDANDAAEARVELAEQASALLRQDDEEDLARWGLLQLAVALSYAKIGREGQAWRYWDRANDAARRLGSDYAHPWLIFGQGVVDAYALTMHNDLMQPGKALEVALALDVGSIPSATRRSYHLIETARAHGMKDEGVAAVALLQKAHRESPETIRFNMHTRMVLPELAKTGPRMVREDAHALALDLGVPV from the coding sequence ATGCCCGAGCAGCACAGCCCCGCACTCGCCCCTGAGACATTTGCCCAGCGCGCCCGGATGGCCCGTGACAGAGCGGGCCTGCCCCGCCCCGTCGCCGGTGGCCTGGTCGGCCGCTCCGCCGAGTGGGTCAAGGGCATCGAGACCGGCGCGATCGGAATGCCCCGTCTGCCCATGCTCATCCGCCTCGCCACCGTCTACGAATGCGACATCGCCGACCTCACGGGAGACGACCGCATCGCAGCCGCCACCTACACCAAGGCCGCGCACCCCGACCTTCCAGCGATCAAGCGGGCCCTCACCACCTACCGCCTCACCCCAGGCAACACCGAGCCGGAGTCCGCAGCCGCGCTGAGCGCCCGCGTCCGGCAGGCCTGGAAGCTCTGGCACGGCACGGGCGACCACCGCTCACGCGTGGCGGCGCTCCTACCCGACCTGCTCGCCGACACCCAGCACTCTTCCCGCGTCCTCGAAGGCGCCGACCGGCGTCGGGCACTCATCACCCAGGGGCAGGCCTACCACCTTGCGCAGTTGTTCCTGTCGTTCCAGCCAGCGCCCGACCTCGTCATGCTGACCGGCGACCGATCCATGACCGCAGCGCAGGACGCCGACAGCCCTCGCGCGATGGCCGGCGCCGCCTGGTACGTGAACCACGTCCACCGCGACGCCAACGACGCGGCGGAGGCACGCGTTGAGCTGGCGGAGCAGGCATCCGCCCTGCTCCGCCAGGACGACGAAGAGGACCTGGCGCGCTGGGGACTCCTGCAACTGGCCGTCGCACTCAGCTACGCCAAAATCGGCCGCGAGGGCCAGGCCTGGCGATACTGGGACCGCGCGAACGACGCCGCCCGCCGCCTCGGCTCCGACTACGCCCACCCCTGGCTGATCTTCGGGCAGGGCGTCGTCGACGCCTACGCACTCACCATGCACAACGACCTGATGCAGCCCGGCAAGGCACTCGAAGTCGCCCTCGCCCTCGACGTCGGAAGCATCCCGTCCGCCACCCGCCGCTCATACCACCTGATCGAGACCGCCCGCGCTCACGGCATGAAGGACGAGGGAGTCGCAGCGGTCGCCCTCCTACAGAAAGCGCACCGCGAGTCACCCGAGACCATCCGGTTCAACATGCACACCCGCATGGTGCTGCCCGAGCTGGCCAAGACCGGCCCCCGCATGGTCCGCGAGGACGCCCACGCGCTCGCCCTCGACCTCGGCGTCCCGGTGTGA
- a CDS encoding DUF6415 family natural product biosynthesis protein — protein sequence MPEQSEHTRAAEDLVGFLQIATTVEERAEDAALATIRRALTMQQSLDALELARLTDDLLTHCASLAVGVETIPEHERPTRGQGALRDWAQLKADGPGNGPLGTWSYTRQLATVARNMVTAIRDHRAATEARAPYVGRRELPPLTPTAL from the coding sequence ATGCCCGAACAGTCCGAGCACACCCGAGCGGCCGAGGATCTCGTCGGGTTCCTCCAGATCGCCACGACTGTTGAGGAGCGCGCCGAGGACGCCGCCCTTGCCACCATCCGCCGGGCCCTCACGATGCAGCAGAGCCTCGACGCCCTGGAGCTCGCGCGGCTGACGGACGACCTCTTGACGCACTGCGCGAGCCTCGCTGTCGGCGTCGAGACCATCCCCGAGCACGAGCGTCCGACGCGCGGGCAGGGCGCCCTGAGGGACTGGGCCCAGCTCAAGGCCGACGGGCCCGGCAACGGGCCCCTCGGCACGTGGTCCTACACCCGGCAGCTCGCCACGGTCGCGCGCAACATGGTCACCGCGATCCGCGATCACCGCGCGGCAACGGAGGCCCGCGCCCCGTACGTCGGCCGGCGCGAGCTGCCCCCGCTCACTCCGACCGCCCTGTGA
- a CDS encoding GNAT family N-acetyltransferase — protein sequence MHIQSTPYDHPDAVALDAAVQAEYAARYGDEGDVTPLAAWMFSPPQGLYLLAYDPAGRPVATGGWRTQDKNDEGYDNGDAELKRMYVTPEARGLGLARRVLAALESDARAAGRVRMVLETGTAQPEAIALYLSSGYEPCAKFGHYRDYPTSRCFAKPLV from the coding sequence ATGCACATCCAGTCGACGCCCTACGACCACCCCGACGCCGTCGCCCTCGACGCCGCCGTCCAGGCGGAGTACGCCGCCCGCTACGGCGACGAGGGCGATGTCACACCGCTGGCCGCCTGGATGTTCTCCCCGCCCCAGGGCCTGTACCTGCTCGCGTACGACCCCGCGGGCCGCCCCGTCGCCACCGGCGGCTGGCGCACCCAGGACAAGAACGACGAGGGCTACGACAACGGCGACGCCGAACTCAAGCGCATGTACGTCACCCCCGAGGCCCGCGGCCTCGGCCTGGCCCGCCGCGTCCTGGCCGCCCTGGAATCCGACGCCCGCGCCGCCGGCCGCGTCCGCATGGTCCTGGAGACGGGCACGGCCCAGCCGGAGGCGATAGCCCTCTACCTCTCCAGCGGCTACGAACCCTGCGCCAAGTTCGGCCACTACCGCGACTACCCCACGAGCCGCTGCTTCGCGAAGCCGCTGGTCTGA
- the sepX gene encoding divisome protein SepX/GlpR, translating into MSSSGLIYAVIVGAWAAYLVPMWLRRQDELNEARPTERFSTAIRLLSGRAGMERRYAKELKERDRTAEGPTPDVDPDVETEHLSSVDVRAFSAPAARTEARLEIPAPEPERPPAQVQAPAQAPGPHSAQARPASGAAAERARRGEVLARRRRTTTLLFAGFTLGAVVAAVGGVPFLWAPAVPALLLSAYIVHLRVQERRRFVYVMDRQRAEAAAARLRESRRPAPTPEPSPEEAPSPQEADRRALVEQTDHAEWVDQQRERGPARGDSWDPVPVPLPTYVTAPVAPRATSGIDITDPETWSAARSSTAADPAPAPSPAPRRRTTPPRRSHDHGRTPLFDQYADDDRPRAANE; encoded by the coding sequence GTGAGCAGCAGCGGCCTCATCTACGCAGTCATCGTCGGGGCCTGGGCCGCCTACTTGGTGCCGATGTGGCTCCGCAGGCAGGACGAGCTGAACGAAGCCCGTCCGACGGAACGCTTCAGCACCGCCATCCGGCTGCTTTCCGGACGGGCGGGCATGGAGCGTCGGTACGCCAAGGAGCTCAAGGAGCGGGACCGTACGGCGGAGGGTCCGACGCCCGACGTGGACCCGGACGTGGAGACCGAGCATCTCAGCTCGGTCGACGTCCGGGCCTTTTCCGCGCCCGCGGCCAGGACGGAAGCGCGCCTGGAGATCCCGGCGCCGGAGCCGGAACGGCCCCCGGCCCAGGTCCAGGCGCCGGCCCAGGCCCCGGGTCCGCACTCCGCCCAGGCCCGCCCCGCCTCGGGGGCCGCGGCCGAGCGCGCCCGCCGCGGCGAGGTGCTCGCTCGGCGCCGCAGGACCACGACGCTCCTCTTCGCCGGGTTTACCCTCGGCGCGGTCGTCGCGGCCGTCGGCGGCGTGCCCTTCCTGTGGGCGCCGGCCGTCCCCGCGCTGCTGCTGAGCGCGTACATCGTGCATCTGCGCGTCCAGGAACGGCGCCGCTTCGTGTACGTGATGGACCGGCAGCGCGCCGAAGCGGCGGCGGCCCGGCTGCGGGAGAGCCGGCGCCCGGCCCCCACGCCCGAACCGTCCCCCGAGGAGGCCCCCTCCCCGCAGGAGGCGGACCGCCGGGCCCTGGTCGAGCAGACCGACCATGCGGAGTGGGTGGACCAGCAGCGTGAGCGCGGCCCGGCCCGGGGCGACAGCTGGGACCCGGTCCCGGTGCCGCTGCCCACGTACGTCACCGCGCCGGTCGCCCCGCGCGCCACCAGCGGCATCGACATCACGGACCCGGAGACCTGGAGCGCGGCCCGCTCCTCCACGGCGGCCGACCCGGCCCCCGCCCCCTCCCCGGCCCCGCGCCGGCGCACCACCCCGCCGCGCCGCAGCCACGACCACGGCCGCACCCCGCTCTTCGACCAGTACGCGGACGACGACCGCCCCCGCGCCGCCAACGAATGA
- a CDS encoding GNAT family N-acetyltransferase yields MIPSWPVVLVDGEVLLRPIKMRDHAAWREVNRRNREWLRPWEATVPPAPPGAPVAQRPTYRQMVRHLRSEANAGRMLPFVIEYRGRLVGQLTVAGITWGSMCSGHVGYWVDSEVAGRGVMPTAVALAVDHCFRTVGLHRMEVCIRPENGPSRRVVEKLGFREEGLRPRYLHIDGAWRDHLVFALTAEEAPEGLLRRWHRARIK; encoded by the coding sequence GTGATCCCCTCCTGGCCGGTGGTCCTCGTCGACGGCGAGGTGCTGCTCCGTCCGATAAAGATGCGCGACCACGCCGCCTGGCGCGAGGTGAACCGGCGCAACCGCGAGTGGCTGCGGCCCTGGGAGGCGACGGTTCCGCCGGCGCCTCCGGGCGCCCCGGTCGCGCAGCGCCCCACGTACCGTCAGATGGTCCGCCATCTGCGGTCGGAGGCGAACGCGGGCCGGATGCTGCCGTTCGTCATCGAGTACCGGGGGCGGCTCGTCGGCCAGTTGACGGTCGCCGGGATCACCTGGGGCTCCATGTGCTCGGGACACGTGGGCTACTGGGTGGACAGCGAGGTCGCCGGGCGCGGGGTGATGCCGACGGCGGTCGCGCTCGCCGTCGACCACTGCTTCCGCACGGTGGGTCTGCACCGGATGGAGGTCTGCATCCGCCCGGAGAACGGACCTTCGCGGCGGGTCGTGGAGAAGCTCGGCTTCCGCGAGGAGGGGCTGCGGCCCCGCTACCTCCACATCGACGGCGCCTGGCGGGACCATCTGGTCTTCGCGCTGACGGCGGAGGAGGCCCCGGAGGGGCTGCTCCGGCGCTGGCACCGGGCAAGAATAAAATAA
- a CDS encoding MogA/MoaB family molybdenum cofactor biosynthesis protein, producing the protein MSGTHDHEHEDLPAALAAGLGGALLAPYSALVVTASNRAAAGVYEDKGGPLIAEGLTRMGFAVDGPQVVPDGAPVEAALRAGIAAGYDAIVTTGGTGISPTDETPEVTRRVLDREIPGIPEAIRAYGRGKVPTAALSRGLAGVAGGTLIVNLPGSTGGVRDGLTVLEPVLRHAVDQIRGGDHPRPS; encoded by the coding sequence GTGTCGGGAACCCATGACCACGAGCACGAGGACCTTCCGGCGGCGCTCGCCGCGGGCCTCGGCGGCGCCCTGCTCGCCCCGTACTCCGCGCTGGTCGTCACCGCCTCCAACCGGGCGGCGGCCGGCGTCTACGAGGACAAGGGCGGCCCGCTGATCGCCGAGGGCCTCACCCGGATGGGCTTCGCCGTCGACGGCCCGCAGGTCGTCCCGGACGGGGCGCCGGTCGAGGCCGCGCTGCGGGCCGGGATCGCCGCCGGGTACGACGCGATCGTCACCACCGGCGGTACGGGCATCTCGCCCACCGACGAGACCCCCGAGGTGACCCGCCGGGTCCTGGACCGGGAGATCCCCGGCATCCCGGAGGCGATCCGGGCGTACGGCCGGGGGAAGGTGCCCACGGCGGCGCTCTCGCGGGGCCTCGCCGGGGTCGCGGGCGGCACGCTGATCGTGAACCTGCCGGGGTCCACGGGCGGGGTACGGGACGGGCTGACCGTCCTGGAGCCGGTCCTGCGGCACGCCGTCGACCAGATCCGCGGCGGCGACCACCCGAGACCGTCGTGA
- the moaC gene encoding cyclic pyranopterin monophosphate synthase MoaC: protein MSTQQGLTHIDEAGAARMVDVSAKDVTSRTASASGRVLVSPRVIELLRGEGVPKGDALATARIAGIMGAKRTPDLIPLCHPLAVSGVTLDLAVTDDAVEILATVRTTDRTGVEMEALTAVSVAALTVVDMVKAVDKGAVISDVRVEEKTGGKSGHWTRSGS, encoded by the coding sequence ATGAGCACGCAGCAAGGTCTCACCCACATCGACGAGGCGGGCGCCGCCCGCATGGTCGACGTATCGGCGAAGGACGTCACGTCCCGCACCGCCAGCGCCAGCGGGCGGGTCCTCGTCTCGCCGCGCGTGATCGAGCTGCTGCGCGGTGAGGGCGTCCCGAAGGGCGACGCGCTGGCGACCGCCCGGATCGCCGGGATCATGGGCGCCAAGCGGACCCCGGACCTCATCCCGCTCTGCCACCCGCTCGCCGTCTCCGGCGTGACGCTGGACCTGGCGGTCACCGACGACGCGGTCGAGATCCTGGCGACGGTGAGGACCACGGACCGGACGGGCGTCGAGATGGAGGCCCTGACGGCGGTCTCCGTGGCGGCCCTCACCGTGGTCGACATGGTGAAGGCGGTCGACAAGGGCGCGGTCATCTCCGACGTACGGGTGGAGGAGAAGACGGGCGGCAAGTCGGGCCACTGGACGCGGAGCGGATCGTGA
- the glp gene encoding molybdotransferase-like divisome protein Glp — protein MWSVDEHLADILATVGPLEPIELQLLDAQGCVLVEDVTVPAALPPFDNSSMDGYAVRVADVAGATEEFPAVLTVIGDVAAGAGGLPEVGPGQAARIMTGAPLPPGAEAVVPVEWTDGGTGGGAATGMTAASTAPEGAAGEVRVHRAAEARAHVRAQGSDVRAGELALAAGTVLGPPQIGLLAAIGRGTVRVRPRPRVVVMSTGSELVQPGEPLGEGQIHDSNSFALAAAARDAGALAYRVGAVADDAESLRATVEDQLIRADLIVTTGGVSVGAYDVVKEALSADGQVDFRKLAMQPGKPQGFGAVGDEQIPLLALPGNPVSSYVSFELFVRPAIRALMGVEDLHRPRVRAELAGDRALSSPAGRRQFLRGRYDPEAGTVTPVGGAGSHLIAALAHADCLLVVPEETVSVEPGAELEVVLLG, from the coding sequence CTGTGGTCGGTGGACGAGCACCTGGCCGACATCCTCGCGACCGTCGGCCCGCTCGAACCCATCGAGCTGCAACTCCTCGACGCCCAGGGCTGCGTCCTCGTCGAGGACGTGACGGTGCCGGCCGCGTTGCCCCCCTTCGACAACAGCTCCATGGACGGGTACGCGGTGCGGGTCGCCGATGTCGCCGGTGCCACGGAGGAGTTCCCCGCCGTCCTCACCGTCATCGGCGACGTCGCCGCGGGCGCCGGAGGCCTCCCCGAGGTCGGCCCCGGCCAGGCCGCCCGGATCATGACCGGCGCCCCGCTGCCGCCCGGCGCCGAGGCCGTCGTCCCCGTCGAATGGACCGACGGCGGTACGGGCGGCGGCGCGGCCACCGGCATGACCGCCGCCAGCACCGCCCCCGAGGGCGCGGCCGGCGAGGTCCGGGTGCACCGCGCCGCCGAGGCCCGCGCCCATGTCCGCGCCCAGGGCAGCGACGTCCGCGCGGGGGAGCTGGCCCTCGCGGCCGGCACCGTCCTCGGGCCCCCGCAGATCGGGCTGCTCGCCGCGATCGGGCGGGGCACCGTCCGGGTGCGGCCCCGCCCCCGGGTGGTCGTCATGTCCACGGGCAGCGAGCTGGTCCAGCCCGGCGAGCCGCTGGGCGAGGGCCAGATCCACGACTCCAACAGCTTCGCGCTCGCCGCGGCGGCCCGGGACGCGGGCGCGCTCGCGTACCGGGTGGGCGCGGTCGCCGACGACGCCGAGTCGCTGCGCGCCACCGTGGAGGACCAGCTGATCCGTGCGGACCTCATCGTGACCACGGGCGGGGTGAGCGTCGGCGCGTACGACGTGGTGAAGGAGGCGCTGAGCGCGGACGGGCAGGTCGACTTCCGCAAGCTGGCGATGCAGCCGGGCAAGCCGCAGGGCTTCGGCGCGGTCGGGGACGAGCAGATCCCGCTGCTCGCGCTCCCGGGCAACCCGGTCTCCTCGTACGTCTCCTTCGAGCTGTTCGTCCGCCCCGCGATCCGCGCCCTGATGGGCGTCGAGGACCTGCACCGGCCGCGGGTGCGGGCGGAGCTGGCCGGGGACAGGGCGCTGTCCTCGCCGGCCGGGCGCAGACAGTTCCTCCGGGGGAGGTACGACCCGGAGGCGGGCACCGTCACCCCGGTGGGCGGCGCCGGCTCCCATCTGATCGCGGCCCTCGCGCACGCGGACTGCCTGCTCGTGGTCCCGGAGGAGACGGTGAGCGTGGAACCGGGCGCCGAGCTGGAAGTGGTCCTCCTCGGCTGA